The following proteins are encoded in a genomic region of Pikeienuella piscinae:
- the hslU gene encoding ATP-dependent protease ATPase subunit HslU: MTELTPREIVSELDRYIIGQKEAKRAVAVALRSRWRRQRIEGPLQAEVTPKNILMIGPTGVGKTEISRRLAKLAGAPFIKVEATKFTEVGYVGRDVEQIVRDLVEAAIVMQRETRRESVKARAHDAAEERVLNALVGENAGESTRATFRKKLREGELDEKEIEVAVADTANPLGMLDLPGGGGQMGMVNIGDIFGKAFSGRTKKRRMKVADSYELLIAEEADKLVDQEEITRDAISAVEEDGIVFLDEIDKVCARSEGGVRGADVSREGVQRDLLPLIEGTTVTTKHGAVKTDHILFIASGAFHVAKPSDLLPELQGRLPIRVSLRDLTEEDFVRILTEPDNSLVKQYEALMKAEGVTLEFTEDGVSALARIAAEVNRAVENIGARRLYTVMERVFEEISFTAPDRDGETVTVDAAFVERHVGDLAASADLSRYVL; the protein is encoded by the coding sequence ATGACCGAACTGACCCCCCGCGAGATCGTCTCGGAACTCGACCGCTACATCATCGGCCAGAAGGAGGCGAAGCGCGCCGTCGCGGTCGCGCTTCGCTCACGCTGGCGTCGACAGCGAATCGAAGGGCCGCTCCAGGCCGAGGTGACGCCGAAGAACATCCTGATGATCGGCCCGACCGGCGTCGGCAAGACGGAGATCAGCCGCCGCCTCGCGAAACTCGCCGGCGCCCCGTTCATCAAGGTCGAGGCGACTAAGTTCACCGAAGTCGGCTATGTTGGTCGCGATGTCGAGCAGATCGTCCGCGATCTCGTCGAAGCCGCCATCGTCATGCAGCGCGAGACGCGGCGCGAAAGCGTCAAGGCCCGCGCCCATGACGCTGCGGAGGAACGGGTGCTGAACGCGCTCGTTGGCGAGAACGCCGGCGAATCGACCCGCGCGACCTTTCGGAAGAAACTCCGTGAGGGCGAGCTTGACGAAAAGGAGATCGAGGTCGCCGTCGCCGACACCGCCAATCCGTTGGGCATGCTCGATCTGCCCGGCGGCGGCGGCCAGATGGGTATGGTCAATATCGGGGACATTTTCGGGAAAGCCTTTTCCGGACGCACCAAGAAGCGAAGGATGAAGGTCGCCGACAGTTACGAGCTGCTGATCGCCGAGGAGGCCGACAAGCTGGTCGATCAGGAGGAGATCACCCGAGACGCCATCAGCGCGGTCGAGGAGGACGGCATCGTCTTTCTCGACGAGATCGACAAGGTCTGCGCTCGATCCGAGGGCGGCGTGCGCGGCGCCGATGTCAGCCGGGAGGGCGTGCAGCGCGACTTGCTTCCGCTGATCGAAGGCACGACGGTGACCACCAAGCACGGCGCGGTTAAGACCGATCATATTCTCTTCATCGCCTCCGGCGCCTTTCATGTCGCGAAGCCCTCTGATCTCCTCCCTGAATTGCAGGGACGTCTTCCGATCCGCGTCAGCCTCCGCGACCTGACGGAGGAGGATTTTGTCCGAATCCTGACCGAGCCCGACAATTCGCTCGTCAAACAGTATGAGGCGTTGATGAAGGCGGAGGGCGTGACGCTCGAATTCACCGAGGACGGCGTCAGCGCGCTGGCCCGGATCGCCGCCGAGGTGAACAGGGCGGTGGAGAATATCGGCGCCCGCCGACTCTACACCGTAATGGAACGGGTGTTTGAGGAAATCAGCTTCACCGCCCCCGACCGCGACGGCGAGACGGTGACCGTCGACGCCGCTTTCGTTGAGCGCCATGTCGGCGATCTCGCCGCCTCGGCAGATCTCAGCCGCTATGTGCTCTGA
- a CDS encoding MATE family efflux transporter, with product MIRKPDFTRGEEAKRLLLIAAPLMAAYIAEFSMFLTTKLVVGSLGYKHLAAVGLGGSLSFEALVVTMGLLSITGVLAAQAEGAGRKAEAGHAARQGLIVAALLSIPLGALVWNLDAVMRWTGQDAEVAALAKPYLHVLSFFALPTLLFTVLRDFVAALSRTGPVMAITVAAVLVNWTLAEGLVHGRWFLPEMGIAGAGAAKVIVAWAMLAALTLYIWRKPALRGYGLFRARLRFDPAIVKVIFRLGLPIAGLVGVEAGLFSAVGLLSGIIGAEMLAAHQVLMGWIGIPFVIALGLAEAAMVRVAHGVGRGDPAGARQAGLVALGIGVAILTLMVAAPLLLAETITRIFISADDPGFEAVSGIVSQLMVIAAIFQVFDGAQAIMSRALRGVRDAYYPLWLGAFGYWALGVGGGWFLAFPMGLGGVGLWVGLAVGLIVTACLLTLRFLAITGRAAKVSSRAPAI from the coding sequence ATGATCCGGAAGCCGGATTTCACGCGAGGGGAGGAGGCGAAACGGCTGCTTCTGATCGCGGCGCCGCTGATGGCGGCCTATATCGCCGAATTCTCCATGTTCTTGACCACCAAGCTTGTCGTGGGGTCTCTCGGCTACAAGCACCTCGCGGCCGTCGGGCTTGGCGGCTCGCTGAGTTTCGAGGCGCTGGTGGTGACGATGGGGCTCCTCTCCATCACCGGCGTCCTCGCGGCGCAGGCCGAAGGCGCGGGCCGCAAGGCCGAAGCCGGGCACGCCGCCCGGCAGGGTTTGATCGTCGCGGCGCTGCTCTCGATCCCGCTTGGCGCGCTGGTCTGGAACCTCGACGCGGTGATGCGCTGGACCGGGCAGGACGCGGAGGTGGCGGCGCTCGCGAAGCCCTATCTACATGTTCTCTCTTTCTTCGCGCTGCCGACGCTTCTTTTCACCGTGCTCCGCGATTTCGTCGCGGCGCTTTCGCGCACCGGGCCGGTCATGGCGATCACCGTCGCCGCCGTCCTCGTCAACTGGACGTTGGCGGAGGGGCTGGTGCACGGGCGCTGGTTCCTGCCGGAGATGGGCATCGCCGGAGCCGGGGCTGCGAAGGTCATCGTCGCCTGGGCGATGCTGGCGGCGCTGACGCTCTATATCTGGCGCAAGCCCGCGCTTCGCGGCTACGGGCTCTTTCGTGCGCGGCTGCGCTTCGATCCGGCGATCGTGAAGGTGATTTTCCGGCTCGGCCTGCCGATCGCCGGGCTGGTGGGGGTGGAGGCCGGGCTTTTCAGCGCAGTCGGCCTCCTCTCCGGAATCATCGGGGCGGAGATGCTGGCGGCGCATCAGGTGCTGATGGGCTGGATCGGCATCCCCTTCGTCATCGCTCTCGGGCTGGCGGAGGCGGCGATGGTGCGCGTCGCGCACGGCGTCGGGCGCGGCGACCCGGCCGGCGCGCGGCAGGCCGGGCTGGTCGCGCTCGGCATCGGCGTCGCGATCCTGACGCTGATGGTGGCGGCGCCGCTTCTCCTCGCCGAAACGATCACCCGGATTTTTATATCCGCGGACGATCCGGGGTTTGAAGCGGTCTCCGGCATCGTCTCGCAATTGATGGTGATCGCCGCGATCTTTCAGGTATTCGACGGGGCGCAGGCAATCATGTCGCGCGCGCTCCGTGGGGTGCGCGACGCCTATTATCCGCTCTGGCTCGGCGCGTTCGGCTATTGGGCGCTCGGCGTCGGCGGGGGCTGGTTCCTGGCCTTTCCGATGGGCCTGGGCGGCGTCGGGCTCTGGGTCGGGCTCGCGGTCGGGCTGATCGTGACCGCGTGTCTTCTGACGCTCCGCTTTCTCGCGATCACAGGGCGGGCGGCGAAGGTTTCGTCGCGCGCGCCGGCGATCTAG
- a CDS encoding DMT family transporter, which yields MGWIYVVVAGFLEVAFTTAMKESAGLTRLWPSILFFITASLSFWFLTRAAITLPISTAYTVWVGIGSVGATLVGILFYGEPAGLARMFFIGLLIASIIGLKLVSE from the coding sequence GTGGGCTGGATCTATGTCGTCGTCGCAGGTTTTCTCGAGGTCGCATTCACCACCGCGATGAAGGAATCGGCGGGACTGACCCGGCTCTGGCCGTCGATCTTGTTTTTCATCACCGCTTCGCTGAGCTTCTGGTTCCTAACCCGCGCCGCGATCACCCTGCCGATCAGCACCGCCTACACGGTCTGGGTCGGCATCGGCTCCGTCGGCGCGACGCTGGTCGGAATCTTATTCTACGGCGAGCCGGCCGGGCTAGCGCGCATGTTCTTCATCGGGTTGCTGATCGCATCGATCATCGGCCTGAAACTGGTTTCGGAATGA
- the hisH gene encoding imidazole glycerol phosphate synthase subunit HisH, whose translation MTVAIVDYGSGNLHSAEKAFQRMSREGTGEAITVTADPEIVRRADRIVLPGVGAYADCRAGLDAAPGMVEALEERAHRGGAPFLGICVGMQLMATVGREFQDTAGLDWIPGEVVKLRPDDDRLKVPHMGWNELIFGAHPLFEGIAEGAHAYFVHSYQFRPRDPALRLAHVAYGEMVTAAVGRDNLAGTQFHPEKSQETGLRLIANFLAWSP comes from the coding sequence ATGACGGTCGCAATCGTCGACTATGGCTCCGGCAATCTCCATTCCGCCGAAAAGGCGTTTCAGCGGATGAGCAGGGAAGGGACGGGCGAAGCGATCACCGTCACCGCCGATCCGGAGATCGTGCGCCGGGCCGACCGGATCGTGCTGCCTGGCGTCGGGGCCTACGCGGACTGCCGGGCTGGGCTCGACGCGGCTCCAGGTATGGTCGAGGCGCTGGAGGAGCGGGCGCATCGGGGCGGCGCGCCCTTCCTCGGCATCTGCGTCGGGATGCAATTGATGGCGACAGTGGGGCGGGAGTTCCAGGACACCGCCGGTCTCGACTGGATCCCCGGCGAAGTGGTGAAGCTCCGGCCCGATGACGATAGGCTGAAGGTGCCGCATATGGGCTGGAACGAGTTGATCTTTGGCGCTCATCCGCTCTTCGAGGGGATAGCGGAGGGCGCCCACGCCTATTTCGTCCATTCCTACCAGTTCCGCCCGCGCGATCCAGCGCTCCGGCTCGCCCATGTCGCTTATGGCGAAATGGTCACTGCGGCGGTCGGGCGCGACAACCTCGCGGGGACGCAATTCCACCCGGAGAAGAGCCAGGAGACCGGGCTGCGGCTGATTGCGAATTTTCTCGCCTGGTCTCCCTGA
- a CDS encoding adenylate/guanylate cyclase domain-containing protein, translating to MLGEDAPAGRAKSAAQLREAALRNVLEVISRSRDDEKPVFDVILESAARLCDAPIARLELANETRSHFKMAAAWGEEMRVTSIGEEWPLDLPHIVPTTIREARAHLVPDLADTEEYRAGDRIRKRLVDEEGMRSYLTAPLVSGGTGIGCIVLSRRHVQPFTEDDRDLLDAFAAQAVIAIENVRQFRELERLNGELGARVEAQVAELARLARLKRFLPPQVAEVVVTRGEQMLSSHRALIAALFCDLRGFTAFCERAEPEEAIEVLQSYHEEMGRLLDAHGAGVDHRSGDGIMAIFNDPLPCDDPAGDALRLALAMRARMESLCAQWRRLGHRLGFGVGVSFGYATMGMVGSEGRRQYTASGTVVNLASRLCDRAEDGEILLSPRAAAALEAEFALEPHGEVTLKGLHEPVPVRRVAVPDA from the coding sequence ATGCTGGGAGAGGACGCGCCGGCCGGGCGCGCGAAGTCAGCGGCGCAACTCAGGGAAGCCGCGCTGCGGAACGTGCTCGAGGTCATCAGCCGCTCCCGCGACGACGAGAAGCCCGTTTTCGACGTGATCCTAGAGAGCGCGGCCCGGCTCTGCGACGCGCCGATCGCGCGACTGGAACTAGCGAACGAGACGCGCTCGCATTTCAAGATGGCGGCGGCCTGGGGCGAGGAGATGCGCGTAACCTCCATCGGCGAGGAATGGCCGCTGGACCTGCCGCATATCGTACCCACGACGATCCGTGAGGCGCGCGCGCATCTCGTCCCGGACCTCGCCGACACGGAGGAATATCGAGCGGGGGACCGAATCCGAAAACGGCTCGTGGACGAAGAGGGGATGCGAAGCTACCTGACCGCGCCGCTCGTCAGCGGCGGGACCGGAATAGGCTGCATCGTGCTGAGCCGGCGCCACGTTCAACCCTTCACCGAAGATGATCGCGACCTTCTGGACGCCTTCGCCGCACAGGCGGTGATCGCCATCGAGAATGTTCGCCAGTTCCGGGAGCTTGAGCGGCTCAACGGCGAACTTGGAGCGCGGGTGGAGGCGCAGGTCGCGGAACTGGCGCGGCTCGCCCGATTGAAGCGCTTCCTGCCGCCGCAGGTCGCAGAAGTCGTCGTCACGCGGGGCGAGCAGATGCTTTCCTCCCATCGCGCGCTGATCGCGGCGCTGTTCTGCGACCTGCGCGGCTTCACCGCCTTCTGCGAGCGAGCCGAGCCCGAGGAGGCGATCGAGGTTCTGCAGAGCTATCACGAGGAGATGGGGCGCCTCCTGGACGCCCATGGCGCCGGCGTCGATCATAGATCCGGCGACGGGATAATGGCGATCTTCAACGACCCCCTCCCCTGCGACGACCCGGCCGGCGACGCTCTGCGGCTCGCCCTCGCGATGCGAGCGCGGATGGAGTCGCTCTGCGCGCAATGGCGGCGTCTGGGGCACAGACTCGGCTTCGGCGTCGGGGTCTCCTTCGGATACGCCACGATGGGCATGGTCGGGTCCGAAGGGCGGCGTCAGTACACCGCGAGCGGGACGGTGGTGAATCTCGCCTCGCGGCTATGCGACCGGGCGGAGGATGGAGAGATTCTGCTCAGCCCGCGCGCGGCGGCGGCGCTGGAGGCGGAATTCGCGCTCGAGCCGCATGGCGAGGTGACGCTGAAAGGGCTTCATGAGCCAGTTCCCGTGCGCCGCGTAGCCGTCCCGGACGCGTGA
- a CDS encoding SDR family oxidoreductase — protein sequence MPTTLITGANRGIGLEISRRLAARGDNVLACARAHPPTGERFEPVELDVTMEDSLAALSTRLDGRALDLLVCNAGRLIGRGGVDDPAYSAEAFAEVLAVNVTGVFMTIRACLPALRRAKGRIAVISSQMGSSARAKGAAYLYRASKAAATNLSVSLSKELGDEGIAVGAYHPGWVRTDMGGGGAAISVEESAAGLIARFDELNVANAGRLLFYSGEEIPF from the coding sequence ATGCCGACGACGCTTATCACCGGAGCAAATCGCGGTATCGGGCTGGAGATCAGCCGCCGTCTCGCGGCGCGGGGCGACAATGTGCTCGCCTGCGCGCGCGCTCATCCACCCACGGGCGAGAGGTTCGAGCCCGTCGAACTCGACGTGACAATGGAAGATTCGCTTGCGGCGCTTTCAACGCGGCTGGACGGGCGCGCGCTCGATCTGCTGGTCTGCAACGCCGGACGGCTGATCGGGCGCGGCGGCGTCGACGATCCCGCCTATAGCGCCGAGGCCTTCGCCGAGGTTCTCGCGGTGAACGTCACCGGCGTGTTCATGACGATCCGCGCCTGCCTCCCTGCGCTGCGGCGGGCGAAGGGGAGAATCGCGGTAATTTCGTCGCAAATGGGTTCGAGCGCGCGCGCGAAGGGAGCCGCATATCTCTACCGCGCCTCGAAAGCCGCGGCGACCAACCTTTCGGTCTCGCTGTCCAAGGAGCTCGGCGACGAGGGGATCGCGGTCGGGGCCTATCACCCGGGCTGGGTTCGGACCGATATGGGCGGCGGCGGCGCGGCGATCTCAGTCGAGGAGAGCGCCGCCGGGCTGATCGCCCGCTTCGACGAGTTGAACGTCGCCAACGCCGGGCGGCTCCTTTTCTATTCCGGTGAGGAAATCCCCTTCTGA
- the hisB gene encoding imidazoleglycerol-phosphate dehydratase HisB, whose translation MARVAKQNRKTAETEIEVAIDLDGTGAYDNETGVGFFDHMLDQLARHSLIDMKVRATGDLHIDDHHTVEDTGILLGKALAKAMGDKTGIRRYGSCYLPMDECLTRAALDLSGRPFLVWNVDFTAPKIGSFDTELVREFFTALAMNSGMTLHVETLYGVNSHHIAETCFKAVARALRDALETDPRKTDAVPSTKGTL comes from the coding sequence ATGGCCCGCGTCGCCAAGCAGAACCGCAAGACCGCCGAAACCGAGATCGAGGTCGCGATCGACCTTGACGGGACCGGGGCCTATGACAATGAGACCGGGGTCGGCTTCTTCGACCATATGCTCGACCAGCTCGCGCGTCACAGCCTGATCGACATGAAGGTCCGGGCGACGGGCGATCTTCATATCGACGATCATCACACCGTTGAGGACACCGGGATTCTGCTCGGGAAAGCGCTGGCGAAGGCGATGGGCGACAAAACAGGGATCCGGCGCTACGGGTCCTGCTATCTGCCGATGGACGAGTGTCTCACGCGCGCCGCGCTCGACCTGTCCGGACGGCCATTCCTCGTGTGGAATGTGGATTTCACCGCGCCGAAGATCGGGAGTTTCGACACCGAGCTTGTGCGCGAGTTCTTCACCGCGCTGGCGATGAATTCCGGCATGACGCTGCATGTCGAGACGCTCTACGGCGTCAATTCCCACCATATCGCCGAGACATGCTTCAAGGCTGTCGCGCGGGCGCTCAGGGATGCGCTGGAGACCGACCCGCGCAAGACGGACGCCGTGCCCTCGACCAAGGGAACGCTATGA
- a CDS encoding alpha/beta hydrolase → MSTPTYLDLGPDRRIAHVRTKAQGAGRAAPGVVFLGGFRSDMEGTKALALEAWARREGHAFLRFDYRGHGASSGAFEDGCVGDWADDAIQAVTRLTEGPQVVVGSSMGGWIALLLARAAPARVAALVGVAAAPDFTVEMAASMNEAARAEMAATGLWRRPSAYSDDPYPITRKLIEDGARNLVLDAPLRVGFPVRLLQGTADEDVSVDVAMRLLGHVEGPDTRLTLVKGADHRFSGAREIDLLIATVEEAGLVAQKGISSPE, encoded by the coding sequence ATGTCAACGCCCACCTATCTCGACCTCGGCCCCGACCGTCGCATCGCGCATGTCAGGACCAAGGCGCAGGGAGCCGGACGCGCCGCGCCGGGCGTGGTCTTTCTCGGCGGGTTCCGCTCCGACATGGAGGGCACGAAGGCGCTGGCGCTGGAGGCCTGGGCGCGAAGAGAGGGCCACGCGTTCCTGCGCTTCGACTATCGGGGGCATGGCGCGTCCTCCGGCGCGTTTGAGGATGGCTGCGTCGGCGACTGGGCGGATGACGCGATCCAAGCTGTGACGCGACTGACGGAAGGGCCGCAGGTCGTCGTCGGATCCTCCATGGGCGGGTGGATCGCTCTGCTCCTGGCGCGCGCGGCGCCGGCGCGCGTCGCGGCGCTGGTCGGCGTCGCCGCAGCGCCCGATTTCACCGTGGAGATGGCGGCGTCGATGAACGAAGCGGCGCGAGCGGAGATGGCGGCGACGGGCCTCTGGCGCCGTCCTTCGGCCTATTCGGACGATCCCTATCCAATCACGAGAAAGCTGATCGAGGACGGAGCGCGGAACCTCGTCCTCGACGCGCCGCTTCGCGTCGGCTTCCCGGTGCGGCTTCTGCAGGGGACAGCCGACGAGGATGTGAGCGTCGATGTCGCCATGAGGCTTCTCGGCCATGTCGAGGGGCCGGACACTCGGCTGACGCTGGTGAAAGGCGCCGATCACCGGTTCAGCGGCGCGCGTGAGATCGATTTGCTGATCGCAACGGTGGAGGAGGCCGGGTTGGTGGCTCAGAAGGGGATTTCCTCACCGGAATAG
- the tuf gene encoding elongation factor Tu, producing MAKAKFERTKPHCNIGTIGHVDHGKTTLTAAITKQFGEFKAYDMIDAAPEEKARGITISTAHVEYETEARHYAHVDCPGHADYVKNMITGAAQMDGAILVVNAADGPMPQTREHILLAKQVGVPAMVVFLNKVDQVDDPELLELVEMEVRELLTEYDFPGDDTPIIAGSALAALEDRDPEIGAEKIAELMAAVDAFIPQPDRPIDQPFLMPIEDVFSISGRGTVVTGRVERGVIKVGEEIEIVGIKDTKKTICTGVEMFRKLLDRGEAGDNIGALLRGVDREGVERGQVLCKPGSVKPHTKFTAEAYILTKDEGGRHTPFFTNYRPQFYFRTTDVTGTCALPEGTEMVMPGDNVKMEVTLIAPIAMEERLRFAIREGGRTVGAGVVGKIIE from the coding sequence ATGGCGAAAGCGAAGTTTGAGCGTACGAAGCCGCACTGCAACATCGGGACGATTGGTCATGTTGACCATGGCAAGACGACGCTGACGGCTGCGATCACGAAGCAGTTCGGCGAGTTCAAGGCCTATGACATGATCGACGCGGCGCCGGAGGAGAAGGCGCGCGGGATCACGATCTCGACGGCGCATGTCGAGTACGAGACGGAGGCGCGCCACTACGCGCATGTCGATTGCCCGGGCCACGCGGACTACGTGAAGAACATGATCACGGGCGCGGCGCAGATGGACGGCGCGATCCTGGTGGTGAACGCGGCGGACGGTCCGATGCCGCAGACGCGCGAGCATATTCTCCTGGCCAAGCAGGTCGGCGTTCCGGCGATGGTGGTTTTCCTGAACAAGGTTGACCAGGTCGACGACCCGGAGCTTCTCGAGCTTGTCGAGATGGAGGTGCGCGAGCTTCTGACCGAGTACGATTTCCCGGGCGACGACACGCCGATCATCGCCGGCTCGGCGCTCGCGGCGCTGGAGGATCGCGACCCCGAGATCGGGGCGGAGAAGATCGCCGAGCTGATGGCGGCGGTGGACGCGTTCATCCCGCAGCCGGATCGTCCGATCGACCAGCCGTTCCTGATGCCGATCGAGGACGTGTTCTCGATTTCGGGTCGCGGCACGGTGGTGACGGGGCGTGTCGAGCGCGGCGTGATCAAGGTCGGCGAAGAGATCGAGATCGTCGGGATCAAGGACACGAAGAAGACGATCTGCACCGGCGTGGAGATGTTCCGCAAGCTTCTGGACCGGGGCGAGGCGGGCGACAATATCGGCGCGCTTCTGCGCGGCGTCGACCGCGAGGGCGTGGAGCGGGGCCAGGTGCTCTGCAAGCCGGGCTCGGTGAAGCCGCACACGAAGTTCACGGCCGAGGCCTATATCCTGACCAAGGACGAGGGCGGGCGGCACACGCCGTTCTTCACCAACTACCGGCCGCAGTTCTACTTCCGGACGACGGACGTGACCGGCACCTGCGCGCTGCCCGAGGGCACCGAGATGGTGATGCCGGGCGACAACGTGAAGATGGAAGTGACGCTGATCGCCCCGATCGCCATGGAGGAGCGCCTGCGCTTCGC
- a CDS encoding HU family DNA-binding protein yields MDKKSEVVAAVAEGAGITQSQAAAALEAFADAAIAALKDGRVVAVPGLGRLSTVHKDARQGRNPRTGETMTFAAKTSVKFKAAKAATDAVN; encoded by the coding sequence ATGGACAAGAAATCCGAAGTCGTCGCGGCCGTCGCCGAAGGCGCCGGCATCACCCAGAGCCAGGCCGCAGCTGCGCTCGAGGCATTCGCCGATGCGGCGATCGCGGCGCTGAAGGACGGCCGCGTGGTCGCGGTGCCGGGCCTCGGTCGTCTCTCGACCGTCCATAAGGACGCCCGCCAGGGTCGCAACCCGCGGACCGGCGAGACGATGACCTTCGCCGCCAAGACCAGCGTGAAGTTCAAGGCCGCCAAGGCCGCGACCGACGCGGTCAACTGA
- the hslV gene encoding ATP-dependent protease subunit HslV — MTTIVGVKKDGQIVIAGDGQVSLGNTVIKGSARKVRRLSPGGRDVIAGFAGSTADAFTLFERLESKLEAVPGQLTRAAVELAKDWRTDKYLRNLEAMLVVTDGRDLLVITGAGDVLEPEGGVAAVGSGGNFALAAARALIDTDATAEEIARKAMKIASEICVFTNDMLVLESIPAAEE, encoded by the coding sequence ATGACCACCATCGTGGGCGTGAAGAAGGATGGCCAGATCGTCATCGCCGGCGACGGGCAGGTCAGCCTCGGCAACACCGTGATCAAGGGCTCGGCGCGGAAGGTCCGCCGCCTTTCGCCCGGCGGGCGCGATGTTATCGCCGGTTTCGCCGGCTCGACCGCGGACGCCTTCACATTGTTCGAACGGCTGGAGTCGAAACTCGAAGCCGTCCCCGGCCAACTCACCCGCGCCGCCGTCGAGTTGGCGAAAGACTGGCGAACCGACAAGTATCTGCGCAATCTCGAAGCCATGCTGGTGGTGACTGATGGCCGGGATCTTCTGGTCATCACCGGCGCCGGCGACGTGTTGGAGCCTGAGGGCGGCGTCGCCGCGGTGGGTTCAGGCGGCAATTTCGCCCTCGCCGCCGCTCGCGCGCTGATCGACACTGATGCTACGGCAGAGGAGATCGCGCGGAAGGCGATGAAGATCGCTTCAGAGATCTGCGTCTTCACCAATGACATGCTCGTCCTAGAATCCATCCCCGCCGCTGAGGAGTGA